The stretch of DNA TCCGGGAGGATATCTTTACCGTCGAAGCCGCAAGGCAGGAGATCGAGCGGGTTGTGGGGAGGGAACGTCATGTTTAAAGATATTACCATTGGCCAGTACTATCCCACCGATTCCATCATCCACCGCCTGGACCCACGCACCAAGATCATTTTTACCTTTGCCTACATTGTCATGCTCTTTGTGGTCAATAACCTGTGGGGCTATATCGCGGCCTTCGCGCTGCTGGTCGGCATTATCATCGCCTCCAGAATCCCGCTTTCCTACATTGTGCGCGGGGTCAAGGGGCTGATCTTTATTATCCTGCTGACTGTTATCCTTAACCTGTTTATGACACCGGGGACTGAAATCGCCAGCCTGGGACCACTGCGCATTACCATGGAAGGGGTAAAGGTCGCGGTTTTTATGGCCATGCGTCTGATCTTCCTGGTGGTGGGCACCAGCATCATGACTCTGACCACCTCGCCCATTGATCTGACCGACGGCATGGAGTTCTGCATGAAGGGCATTCCCTTTGTGCGCCGCTATGCCCATGAGCTGGCCATGATGATGTCCATCGCGCTCCGGTTTATCCCGACCCTGATGGAAGAAACCGACCGGATCATGAAAGCCCAGAAGGCCAGAGGCGCCAACTTTGAGACCGGCAATATCATTTCACGGGCCAAAGCCCTGATCCCCATATTGGTGCCGCTGTTCATCAGCGCCTTCAGACGGGCCGACGAGCTGGCAACCGCCATGGAAGCACGGTGCTACCGGGGCGGCGAGAACCGTACCCGCATGAACCAGCTGCGGTTTGCCAAGCGTGACGGCTGGGCCTTTGTGGTCATGTTTATCATGATCGCTGTCTTTATTCTGTCACGGTTTATCACCATACCGCTGATTTTCCCAGCGTGAGCGTAAAAAACATGGAGGACCGGTAAAAGCTGCCGGTCCTCAGATAATCAAAGAAGTGGAGCCGCCTGAGACTGCGCCTTTTATCCAGATAAGAAAAAGGTCCAGGCGCTGTGGATAACGGCCAGGAATCGTGC from Eubacterium sp. 1001713B170207_170306_E7 encodes:
- a CDS encoding energy-coupling factor transporter transmembrane component T gives rise to the protein MFKDITIGQYYPTDSIIHRLDPRTKIIFTFAYIVMLFVVNNLWGYIAAFALLVGIIIASRIPLSYIVRGVKGLIFIILLTVILNLFMTPGTEIASLGPLRITMEGVKVAVFMAMRLIFLVVGTSIMTLTTSPIDLTDGMEFCMKGIPFVRRYAHELAMMMSIALRFIPTLMEETDRIMKAQKARGANFETGNIISRAKALIPILVPLFISAFRRADELATAMEARCYRGGENRTRMNQLRFAKRDGWAFVVMFIMIAVFILSRFITIPLIFPA